The Sinomicrobium kalidii region GGCTATAACTGTGCCCACGAATAAAATGGCTGATGACCTAAAGAGAAGCGGGGGCTTTATTCCCGGAATAAAACCCGGAAAAGAAACCGGGGATTATTTGGATAAAATTATGTCCCTGATAACCTTCCCCGGGTCGATATTCCTGGCAGTAATTGCCATTTTACCGGCCTTTGTAGTGAAAATCGTTGGGATGCAGCAGGGCTGGGCCCTTTTTTATGGGGGAACATCTTTGCTTATTATGGTTGGAGTAGCGATAGACACCATGCAACAAGTGAACTCCTACCTGCTCAACAGGCATTACGACGGTTTGATGAAAACAGGTAAGAACAGAAAAGTAGTAGCTTGATACAGATAAATTATGAGCTGTAGGTTTAAAATTATATAGTATAAATAATCGTAAAACCTATCTGTCGTTGGGACAGGTCATAAAAAATCAGAAATATAAATGGCTAAACAAGCAGCAATAGAACAAGACGGAACCATTATCGAAGCATTGTCTAACGCGATGTTTCGGGTAGAACTTGAAAACGGTCATGTGGTTACTGCTCATATATCCGGTAAAATGCGTATGCATTATATAAAACTGTTGCCTGGTGATAAGGTAAAACTGGAAATGAGCCCGTATGACCTTACTAAAGCTAGAATCACTTATAGGTACTAAAATAGTTTAAGGTTTAACGTTTAAAGTTCCATGCCGGTCTTAAACCTTGAACCTTGAACCTTGAACTTTGAATCATTATGAAAGTAAGAGCATCATTAAAAAAGAGAAGTCCCGAGTGCAAAATTGTGCGTCGTAAGGGGAAATTGTACGTAATTAATAAAAAGAATCCTAGATTTAAACAAAGACAAGGGTAATTATGGCAAGAATCGCAGGAGTAGATATACCAAAATACAAAAGAGGGGTTATTGGGTTGACCTATATTTTTGGAATTGGAAAAAGCAGGGCCAAGGAGATTTTGGCTAAGGCTGAAGTAAACGAAGATACCAAAGTGTCTGATTGGACCGATGACGAAATTAACCGTATTCGCGAGGCCGTAGGTGCTTATAAGATCGAAGGGGAATTGCGTTCCGAAGTACAGTTGAACATTAAACGTTTAATGGATATAGGATGTTACAGGGGTATCCGTCACAGAATCGGGTTGCCGCTAAGAGGACAGCGTACCAAGAACAATTCCAGGACAAGAAAAGGTAAACGAAAAACTGTTGCCAACAAGAAGAAGGCGACTAAATAAGTAGGGTAATATGGCAAAGTCAAATACAAAAACTTCCAGAAAACGCAAAGTCGTTGTAGAGTCTGTAGGTGAGGCGCATATTTCTGCATCATTTAACAACATTATTATATCCCTGACCAACAAGAAAGGTGATGTGATAGCTTGGTCGTCTGCCGGTAAAATGGGGTTTAAAGGATCTAAGAAAAACACCCCCTATGCCGCACAGATAGCTGCCGAAGATGCTTCGAAAATCGCACAGGAAGCTGGTCTTAGAAAGGTGAAAGTCTATGTAAGAGGACCGGGTAACGGAAGAGAGTCGGCTATCCGTACCATTCACAATGCCGGTATAGAAGTAGCGGAAATAATAGACGTTACACCATTACCGCACAACGGATGTCGACCACCGAAAAGAAGAAGAGTTTAAGTAACAAGTAAAAAAAACGGGGATAGTTAACGATTATCGAAGGATAAGCCTTAATTCATAATCATCCCCTTAAACAGATTTAACATGGCAAGATACAGAGGTCCAAAGACCAAGATCGCAAGGAAATTCGGAGAGCCGATCTTTGGAGACGACAAATCTTTTGAAAAGAAAAATTACCCTCCGGGACAACACGGAAATAACCGGCGAAGAGGGAAAAAGTCCGAATATGCTATCCAGTTGATGGAAAAGCAGAAGGCAAAATATACTTATGGTATCCTGGAGAAACAGTTCAGGAACCTTTTTGAAAAAGCTAACCGAAGCAAGGGAGTTACCGGTGAAGTTTTGCTTCAACTGTGTGAATCCCGTCTGGATAACGTAGTGTTCAGAATGGGGGTTTCTCCTTCCAGGAGAGGTGCAAGACAGTTAGTGTCACACCGTCATATTACCGTTAACGGGGAAATCGTAAACATCCCTTCATATGCTTTAAAACCCGGCGATGTTGTTGGAGTTCGTGAAAAATCCAAATCCCTGGAAGTGGTAGAGAATTCTATTGCCAACAATTCCAGTGTGTACGAATGGATAAGCTGGAACTCCGAAAAGAAAGAAGGGACCTTTGTATCTGTTCCGGAAAGAATACAGATTCCGGAAAATATCAAGGAACAATTAATCGTCGAGTTATACTCTAAATAATAATCAGACAGCTGTCGTACTATGGCAATATTCAATTTTCAAAAGCCCGATAAAGTTATAATGATCGATTCTTCCGATTTCGAAGGAAAATTTGAATTTCGTCCTTTGGAACCCGGATACGGATTGACCGTTGGTAACGCATTACGAAGAGTTTTGCTGGCTTCGTTAGATGGTTTTGCTATTACATCGGTGAAGATAGAAGGCGTGGAGCACGAATTCTCCACCATATCCGGTGTAGTAGAAGACGTTACGGAGATCATCCTGAATTTAAAACAAGTTCGTTTTAAAAGGCAGATTGACGATGTGGAGAATGAAACCGTTTCCGTCTCCATTACCGGTAAAGAACAGCTCACGGCAGGGGATTTTCAGAAATTCATTTCCGGCTTTCAGGTGCTGAACCCGGATCTGGTGATCTGCAATATGGAGCCCAATGTTAATATCAATCTGGAACTGACCATAGAGAAAGGAAGAGGTTATGTTCCGGCTGAAGAAAACAAAAAGCCCAACGTACCTATAGGAACTATCTTTACGGATTCTATCTTTACACCCATCAAGAATGTAAAGTATAGCATAGAAAACTTTCGTGTGGAACAGAAAACCGATTATGAAAAACTGGTTTTTGAAATTGTCACCGATGGTTCCATACATCCGAAAGATGCCCTGACAGAAGCGGCCAAGATACTGATCCATCACTTCATGCTGTTCTCCGATGAGCGGATAACCCTCGAAGCTGATGAAATTGCACAGACGGAAACCTATGACGAAGAGTCGCTCCATATGAGGCAGTTGCTCAAAACCAAGCTGGTGGACATGGACCTGTCAGTCCGTGCACTGAACTGCCTGAAAGCGGCGGAGGTGGATACGCTGGGCGATCTGGTATCCTTCAACAAGAACGATTTGATGAAGTTCCGGAACTTTGGTAAAAAATCCCTGACAGAACTGGAAGAACTCGTAAGTGTGAAAGGGTTGAGTTTCGGTATGGATCTATCAAAATATAAATTAGATAAAGATTAATCTTTTCCTTTTTCGAATGTATTCCCTTTACGGGGATACATTTCGGGAAAAGAACAATTAGGGAATTAAGATGAGACACGGAAAGAAAATAAACCACTTAGGTAGAAAATCGGCACACAGAAAGGCCATGCTGGCAAATATGGCGTGTTCGTTGATAGAGCATAAGCGTATTAACACCACAGTAGCCAAGGCCAAAGCGCTCAAGCAATTTATAGAACCACTGGTTACCAAGTCTAAAGAAGATACTACACACAACAGGAGGATAGTATTCAACAGACTAAGAGATAAATATGCGGTAACCGAACTTTTCAGGGATGTGGCTGTTAAGGTAGCTGATCGTCCCGGAGGATATACCAGGATCATAAAACTGGGAAATCGTCTCGGAGATAATGCAGACATGGCCCTCATTGAACTCGTGGATTACAACGAGACCTATGACGCAGGAAAACCCGCCAAGAAAAAGTCTACAAGACGTGGTAGGAGTAAAAAATCGTCGGCACAGAAAAGTGAAACGGCAACTGCAGAAGCCGCTGAGGAGACAGCAGTAGATACTGAAAATACTGCAGCGCCTGCCGAAGAAAAGAAAGCCAAGGCACCGAAAAAGGAACCGGAGGCAAAGAAGACCGATAAGCCGGAAGAAGGCGAAGCGAAAAAACCTTCATCTGAAGAATAACAAATGATAACGAAATCATTACATATCAAAAGGATAAACATTTTAGTTTATCCTTTTTTTTATGTTATTTTGTAAAACTTTAAAGTACTTCGGAAAATACCGCCAAAAAAGACCTGGTTTCATATTGAACCGGAGAAAACAACTCTGAAGGCGGAACAGTTTTGGGAGGACTTTTTTAAAAATACGTATCTCGTACATGAAGTATCAATCAAGAAAGAAAGCGGTCATTATCCTTGCGGATGGGACCATTTTTTATGGAAAAGCAGTAGGTAAAGAAGGAACAGCCTTCGGTGAAGTGTGCTTTAATACCGGGATGACCGGTTATCAGGAAATTTTTACAGACCCGTCCTATTTCGGGCAGATCATGGTCACTACCAACGCACACATAGGAAACTACGGGGTCAATGACGAAGAAGTGGAATCGGATTCCGTGAAGATCGCCGGTCTGGTATGTAAGAATTTCAGTTATGAATTTTCCAGGGTAAATGCTTCAGGTTCCCTGGAAAACTTCCTGAAAGAAAACAAACTTTTTGCCATATCGGACGTAGATACCAGGGCCCTGGTGAGTTATATCCGGGACAATGGTGCCATGAATGCCGTGATCTCTACGGAGATTGACCGTATGGATGAACTCAGGGCAAAGCTTGCGGAGGTTCCGGATATGAAAGGGCTTGAGCTGGCTTCGAAAGTATCTGTCAAAGAGCCCTATTTTTACGGAGATCCCGGCGCAACTTACAAGATTGCCGCACTAGACCTGGGGATCAAAAAGAATATCCTGAGAAACCTTGCAGCGAGAGGAGCATATGTCAAGGTATTTCCGTACGACACCACGTTTGAAGAACTTCAGGCATGGGGTCCGGATGGTTATTTTTTATCGAATGGCCCCGGAGACCCGGAACCGCTGGAGGGTGTTATCGCCGTAGCCAAAAGAATTATAGAGGAAAACCTGCCGCTTTTCGGTATTTGCCTCGGGCATCAGATCATCGCCTTGTCAAGGGGAATATCAACCTATAAAATGCACCACGGCCACAGGGGAATCAATCACCCGGTGAAAAACCTGCTTACAGGTGAGGGGGAAATCACTTCGCAGAACCACGGGTTTGCGGTTAACAGGGAAGAAGTGGAAAAACATCCGGACGTAGAAATCACCCATCTCCACCTGAACGATAATACCGTTGCCGGTATCCGCCTGAAAAACAGGAATTGCTTTTCGGTACAATACCACCCGGAAGCAAGCCCCGGCCCGCATGACGCCTCCTATCTCTTTGACCAGTTCATGGAAATGGTGGCCGATAAATCAGCAGTAAACAGTTAGGCAGCCCGTAAAATAAATAGCATTTACCGCAACGGGAATTTGCGGAAAAGAAATAAAAAGGAAAAAGAAAAAAACGCGTATAATAAAAAAGATTATGAGTATCATTATTAGTGTTCATGCAAGGCAGATTTTAGATTCAAGGGGTAATCCCACGGTAGAGGTGGATGTGGTTACGGAAAACGGGATACTCGGAAGGGCAGCGGTGCCGTCCGGAGCATCCACCGGCGAACACGAAGCCGTGGAATTGAGGGACGGCGGTTCTTCATATATGGGTAAGGGTGTGTCTAAGGCCGTAGACAATGTAAACAATGTTCTGGCCGAGGAATTGGTAGGGACATCCGTCTTCGAACAAAATGCTATCGACAAGAAGATGATAGACCTGGACGGAACGTCAAACAAGTCAAAACTGGGCGCAAATGCCATACTTGGTGTTTCGCTTGCAGTAGCCAAGGCCGCTGCCAATGAATTGGGGATGCCTTTATACCGCTATGTAGGAGGTGTCAGTGCCAATACACTTCCCGTTCCCATGATGAATATTATCAACGGAGGTTCTCACTCCGATGCCCCGATCGCTTTCCAAGAATTTATGGTTATGCCTGTAAAAGCGAACAACTTTACGCACGCCATGCAAATGGGTACGGAGATATTCCATAACCTGAAAAAAGTCCTTCACGACAGGGGCCTGAGTACCGCTGTTGGTGATGAAGGAGGGTTTGCCCCTACACTCGGCGGTACCGAAGATGCCCTGGACACTATTCTCAAAGCCGTGGAAAAGGCAGGTTATAAACCGGGAGAGGAAGTGAAAATAGCACTGGACTGTGCCTCTGCCGAATTCTTTGTAGACGGAAAATACGACTACACCAAGTTTGAAGGCGACAAGGGCAAGGTAAGGAACCCGCAGGAGCAGGCCGATTACCTGGCCGAACTCGTGAGCAAATATCCCATCATATCCATCGAAGACGGAATGGATGAGAACGACTGGGAAGGCTGGAAATACCTTACCGAAAAAATCGGGGACAAAGTGCAACTGGTCGGAGATGACCTCTTTGTGACCAATGTGGAAAGGTTATCCCGGGGAATAGAGAACGGTATAGCCAATTCTATCCTTATCAAGGTAAACCAGATAGGAACACTTACCGAAACCATTGCGGCCGTAAATATGGCACATAATGCGGGCTATACGTCTGTGATGTCACACCGTTCGGGAGAAACGGAAGACAATACCATTGCAGACCTCGCAGTGGCCCTGAACACGGGACAGATCAAAACCGGGTCGGCTTCCAGGAGCGACCGTATGGCCAAATACAATCAACTGCTTCGCATAGAAGAAGAACTTGGTGATGTGGCTTACTACCCGCAGGAAAATGCCTTTAAAGTAAAATAATCCTCCGGAAACCGGAAAACAATATAAAAACTCCAAAGGTCGTTGTGTCTTTGGAGTTTTTTTATGGTGAGAATTTCCGTGTCCGGTCACTGAAAAATATTCGGTCCGTTGATCCGGATATGGTGCATAACAGGTGCATTTCTCCCTGAAGAGAAGAACGGGCCGCGGGATCATAAAGAGTTGCTTTTTATACTGTAAAACAGGCAAAAATAGTGGCAATTAACCTTATGTTAACACATTATTTTGTATTTTCGCAACTCTCATTCACATCACTTATCCCGACCTCTGTCGGATGACTGCGATGTGGAAATTTGTGAATCAAAAAAATCTATAGAATTATTATGTCAAAAATTGCTACCTTAGAGTGTAACGGTGAGAAATATGAGTTTCCGGTAACCGTAGGAACGGAAGATGAAATAGCGATAGATATAAAGACCCTCCGGGCAAAAAGCGGTATCATTACCCTTGATCCGGGATATAAGAACACGGGGGCGTGTGAGAGCGCTATTACCTACCTTGACGGTGAACAGGGAATTCTTCGTTATCGCGGTTATACCATCGAAGACCTGGCTGAAAAAGCCGATTTCCTTGAGGTTGCATATCTTTTGATCTTTGGTGAGTTGCCTTCAAAAAGTCAACTGGATAAATTTCACGACGATATAAGGGACGAGGCAGTGGTTGACGAGGAAATGAAAAAGATTCTCGACAGCTTTCCCAAATCTGCCCATCCCATGGGTGTTCTTGCATCGCTGACCAGTGCGCTCATTGCGTTTAATCCAACCTCTGTCAATGTATCTTCAGAGGAAGACATGTACAGGGCCATTGTAAAGCTGATGGCCAAATTCCCTGTACTCGTGGCATGGACACTGCGCAAAAAAGAAGGGCTCCCGCTGGATTATGGTGATGATACCCTCGGGTATGTGGAGAACATTGCCAAAATGATGTTCAAAAGACCTAACAAGGAATACAGGAAGAAAGATACCATCATCAATGCACTGGACAAACTGTTGATACTTCACGCCGATCACGAACAGAACTGTTCAACATCTACCGTGAGGATAGTAGGATCGTCTCATGCAGGGCTGTTCGCTTCCATTTCTGCGGGGATATCTGCTTTATGGGGGCCACTCCACGGAGGCGCTAACCAGGCCGTAATAGAAATGCTCGAAGGCATCAAGGCCGACGGAGGCGATACCAAGAAATACATGGCCAAGGCCAAGGACAAGAACGACCCTTTCCGCCTTATGGGATTCGGACACAGGGTATACAAGAACTTCGACCCGCGGGCAAGGATCATCAAGAAAGCTGCAGACGAAGTACTTGGCGATCTCGGTATCGTAGACCCCGTGCTGGACATTGCGAAGGGTCTGGAAAAAGAAGCCCTCGAAGACCAGTATTTTGTAGACAGGAAGCTCTATCCAAACGTGGATTTCTATTCCGGAATTATTTACAGGGCGCTCGGAATCCCGACAGAGATGTTCACCGTAATGTTTGCCATGGGACGACTACCCGGCTGGATTGCACAGTGGAGGGAAATGCGCCTGCGCAACGAGCCCATCGGAAGACCGAGACAGGTATATATCGGAGAAAACAAACGTCCGTTTGTAGATATTGAAAAGCGATAGGAAGATCGGAACCATAAAACCGAAATTTTTTTCGGGAAAACAGGTAGAGACGCACGGCCGTGCGTCTCTACTTTTTTATATTTGTAACAAATCATCACCTTTATGTTGAAACTGAACGTGAAAGACGAGACTTCCAGGCTAAAGGCATTGGTTGTGGGCACTGCAAAGAGCAACGGCCCCGTTCCGGAACCGGAAGAAACCTATGATCCCAAATCCCTGGAACACATTCTGGCAGGGACCTATCCGAAAGACGAGGATATGGTTAACGAAATGGAAACCTTTGTCAGGGTGCTGCAAAAACATGACGTAGAGGTTTTCAGGCCGGAACTTATTCCGGACTATAACCAGATATTTGCAAGGGATATTGCCTTTGTAATAGACGATCTGTTTATAAAATCCAATATCCTTCCGGACAGGGAAAAGGAATTGAAGGCCATTCAGTATGTCGTGGACCAAATAGCTCCCGAAAAGATCATCAAGCCCCCGGAAGAAGTACACATCGAAGGTGGAGATGTTATGTTGTGGAACGATCATATCTTTGTGGGGACATATAAAGGTGCGGACTATCCCGATCAGATCACGGCCAGGACCAATATGCACGGCGTGCGGTTCATACGCGAACTTTTTCCGCAGAAAGAGGTCAGGGAATTCGATCTGGTAAAGTCCGGGACGGAAGCCAGGGACAATGCGCTGCACCTGGATTGCTGTTTTCAACCCGTAGGCCGGGACAAGGGGATTATTTACAAGGGAGGATTCCGGGACGGGAAAGATTACGAATATCTCGTAAAACTGTTCGGGAAAGAAAACCTGTTTCACATTACAAGGGACGAAATGTACTATATGTTTTCCAACGTATTTTCCATAGCACCCGATGTAGTGGTCTCCGAACGCAATTTTACACGTTTAAACAACTGGCTCAGGGAGAACGGATTTGAGGTAGAAGAAGTTGCTTATGCCGAGATTTCCAAGCAGGAAGGATTGTTCCGTTGTTCGACCATGCCGCTAATCAGGGAATAATTATGGAAAAACAGATAACCGATACCATATTGATGATTCGCCCCGTGAACTTCAGGATGAACGAACAGACGGCGGTGAACAATTACTATCAGAAGGTGCTGGACAACCTTTTACCGGAAACGGTTCAGGCCAGGGCACAACAGGAATTCGATGCCTTTGTGGAAAAACTGAGGGCAGTTGGTGTAAATGTTATTGTGGTGGATGATACCAAAACCCCCGATACGCCGGACTCCATATTCCCCAATAACTGGATATCCTTTCACAGCAATGCTACGGTGGCCTTATATCCCATGTTTGCAGAGAACCGGAGGCTGGAACGCAGGGAAGAGATTCTTGAAGCAGTTGAACAGCAGGGATTTCATATAGACAATATTGTGGATTACACTTCGGCTGAAGAAGACGGGGTATTCCTGGAAGGAACGGGAAGTATGGTACTGGACCGGGTAAACCGGAAAGCCTATTGCGCTTTGTCCCCCCGTGCTGATGAAGAACTCCTCATCGAGTTTTGCGAAAATTTTGAATATACCCCGGTGATCTTTACTGCCTTTCAAACGGTGGAAAGTGAACGAAAAGCCATCTATCATACCAATGTAATGATGTGTGTTGCCGAAACCTTTGCTGTTATTTGTCTGGATGCCATAGATGATAAAAAAGAGCGCAGGAATGTGATAAAGCACCTGAAGGAAGACGGCAAAGAAATTGTGGCCATAGCCGAGGCACAGGTCAACAGTTTTGCCGGTAATATGCTGCAGGTTGAAGGAAAAAACGGTGAAAAATACCTGGTAATGAGTGAGGCGGCACACAAAAGCCTGTTGCCCGAACAGAAGAAAAGCATTGAAAAAAATTGTAAAATCCTCTCGTCACCGCTCGATGTGATAGAAGCCTGTGGCGGCGGAAGTGCAAGATGTATGATGGCAGAGGTGTTCCTCCCCCGCTAACCGGAGAGAAAAATAATTGTTATCTTAGGGCTGAAGTTACCGCAGCACTACAAATAAACAGATGCGGTACAGGGAACATAGACACACAAGGGCAGTTTATACACATAATATGTTATCAAAAAAGACCAAATACGGGCTGAAGGCTTTGGTTTATATGGCCAGGAAAGAAGATAGAAAACCCGTACTCATATCGGAAATAGCGGAAAGCGAAAGCATTTCCAAGAAATTTCTCGAAATCATACTGTTACAATTAAAAAATTCCGGTTTTCTCGGTTCAAAGAAAGGCAAGGGCGGAGGTTATTATATGATGAAGGACCCTGAAGAGATAACCATTGCAGCCCTCATCAGGATACTCGAAGGTCCCATAGCACCGTTGCCTTGCGTGAGCCTGCATTTTTATGAGAAATGCAGTGACTGCAAGACCGAAGAAGATTGTTCGCTCAATAAAGTTATGGTAGAAGTTAGGGACAGCATGCTCAGTGTACTTGAAAAAAGGACTTTGGCAGATCTTTCCGGATAGTGAAAAAAAAAAATGAGTTAAAAGTCTAGTAAATCGATAGATTAATAGTATATTTGTTCCCTATTACTGTTACAATGATACTCGATTTATTAAAAACACAGAAGGACAATCCGGCGTCAGACAGTCATAAGGTGTCTGTTTTAAAGGCTATTTCATGGAGGGTGGTAGGTACGATAGATACCATGGTGATCTCCTATATCCTGACCGGAGATATAAAAGTAGCCCTCGGGATCGGAGGTATTGAAGTAATATCCAAGATGGTGCTCTACTATTTGCACGAGAGAGCCTGGCTGAAAATTACAAAAAAATAAGATTATGGATTTGAGCAAGATAAATGACTATTTGAAAGACAAGTCCCCGAAGGAGATCGTGGAATGGGCCATAGAAACGGCCAACCGTCCTGTTGTAACCACAAATTTCAGACCTTACGAAGCTGCAATTTTACATGCTGCTACCAGGGTAAAGAACGATATTCCCGTGATCTGGTGTGATACCGGATATAATACTCCCCAGACGTACAGGCATGCAGAAAGGGTAATAGACAATCTGGATCTCAATATTCATTTGTATGTGCCGCAGCAAACCGCTGCACACCGTGATGTGGTTATGGGAATACCGGATATCGATTCACCACTCCACAAGGAATTTACGAAG contains the following coding sequences:
- the infA gene encoding translation initiation factor IF-1, whose product is MAKQAAIEQDGTIIEALSNAMFRVELENGHVVTAHISGKMRMHYIKLLPGDKVKLEMSPYDLTKARITYRY
- the ykgO gene encoding type B 50S ribosomal protein L36; this translates as MKVRASLKKRSPECKIVRRKGKLYVINKKNPRFKQRQG
- the rpsM gene encoding 30S ribosomal protein S13; the encoded protein is MARIAGVDIPKYKRGVIGLTYIFGIGKSRAKEILAKAEVNEDTKVSDWTDDEINRIREAVGAYKIEGELRSEVQLNIKRLMDIGCYRGIRHRIGLPLRGQRTKNNSRTRKGKRKTVANKKKATK
- the rpsK gene encoding 30S ribosomal protein S11 — translated: MAKSNTKTSRKRKVVVESVGEAHISASFNNIIISLTNKKGDVIAWSSAGKMGFKGSKKNTPYAAQIAAEDASKIAQEAGLRKVKVYVRGPGNGRESAIRTIHNAGIEVAEIIDVTPLPHNGCRPPKRRRV
- the rpsD gene encoding 30S ribosomal protein S4, with protein sequence MARYRGPKTKIARKFGEPIFGDDKSFEKKNYPPGQHGNNRRRGKKSEYAIQLMEKQKAKYTYGILEKQFRNLFEKANRSKGVTGEVLLQLCESRLDNVVFRMGVSPSRRGARQLVSHRHITVNGEIVNIPSYALKPGDVVGVREKSKSLEVVENSIANNSSVYEWISWNSEKKEGTFVSVPERIQIPENIKEQLIVELYSK
- a CDS encoding DNA-directed RNA polymerase subunit alpha produces the protein MAIFNFQKPDKVIMIDSSDFEGKFEFRPLEPGYGLTVGNALRRVLLASLDGFAITSVKIEGVEHEFSTISGVVEDVTEIILNLKQVRFKRQIDDVENETVSVSITGKEQLTAGDFQKFISGFQVLNPDLVICNMEPNVNINLELTIEKGRGYVPAEENKKPNVPIGTIFTDSIFTPIKNVKYSIENFRVEQKTDYEKLVFEIVTDGSIHPKDALTEAAKILIHHFMLFSDERITLEADEIAQTETYDEESLHMRQLLKTKLVDMDLSVRALNCLKAAEVDTLGDLVSFNKNDLMKFRNFGKKSLTELEELVSVKGLSFGMDLSKYKLDKD
- the rplQ gene encoding 50S ribosomal protein L17; the encoded protein is MRHGKKINHLGRKSAHRKAMLANMACSLIEHKRINTTVAKAKALKQFIEPLVTKSKEDTTHNRRIVFNRLRDKYAVTELFRDVAVKVADRPGGYTRIIKLGNRLGDNADMALIELVDYNETYDAGKPAKKKSTRRGRSKKSSAQKSETATAEAAEETAVDTENTAAPAEEKKAKAPKKEPEAKKTDKPEEGEAKKPSSEE
- the carA gene encoding glutamine-hydrolyzing carbamoyl-phosphate synthase small subunit, which gives rise to MKYQSRKKAVIILADGTIFYGKAVGKEGTAFGEVCFNTGMTGYQEIFTDPSYFGQIMVTTNAHIGNYGVNDEEVESDSVKIAGLVCKNFSYEFSRVNASGSLENFLKENKLFAISDVDTRALVSYIRDNGAMNAVISTEIDRMDELRAKLAEVPDMKGLELASKVSVKEPYFYGDPGATYKIAALDLGIKKNILRNLAARGAYVKVFPYDTTFEELQAWGPDGYFLSNGPGDPEPLEGVIAVAKRIIEENLPLFGICLGHQIIALSRGISTYKMHHGHRGINHPVKNLLTGEGEITSQNHGFAVNREEVEKHPDVEITHLHLNDNTVAGIRLKNRNCFSVQYHPEASPGPHDASYLFDQFMEMVADKSAVNS
- the eno gene encoding phosphopyruvate hydratase — encoded protein: MSIIISVHARQILDSRGNPTVEVDVVTENGILGRAAVPSGASTGEHEAVELRDGGSSYMGKGVSKAVDNVNNVLAEELVGTSVFEQNAIDKKMIDLDGTSNKSKLGANAILGVSLAVAKAAANELGMPLYRYVGGVSANTLPVPMMNIINGGSHSDAPIAFQEFMVMPVKANNFTHAMQMGTEIFHNLKKVLHDRGLSTAVGDEGGFAPTLGGTEDALDTILKAVEKAGYKPGEEVKIALDCASAEFFVDGKYDYTKFEGDKGKVRNPQEQADYLAELVSKYPIISIEDGMDENDWEGWKYLTEKIGDKVQLVGDDLFVTNVERLSRGIENGIANSILIKVNQIGTLTETIAAVNMAHNAGYTSVMSHRSGETEDNTIADLAVALNTGQIKTGSASRSDRMAKYNQLLRIEEELGDVAYYPQENAFKVK
- a CDS encoding citrate synthase encodes the protein MSKIATLECNGEKYEFPVTVGTEDEIAIDIKTLRAKSGIITLDPGYKNTGACESAITYLDGEQGILRYRGYTIEDLAEKADFLEVAYLLIFGELPSKSQLDKFHDDIRDEAVVDEEMKKILDSFPKSAHPMGVLASLTSALIAFNPTSVNVSSEEDMYRAIVKLMAKFPVLVAWTLRKKEGLPLDYGDDTLGYVENIAKMMFKRPNKEYRKKDTIINALDKLLILHADHEQNCSTSTVRIVGSSHAGLFASISAGISALWGPLHGGANQAVIEMLEGIKADGGDTKKYMAKAKDKNDPFRLMGFGHRVYKNFDPRARIIKKAADEVLGDLGIVDPVLDIAKGLEKEALEDQYFVDRKLYPNVDFYSGIIYRALGIPTEMFTVMFAMGRLPGWIAQWREMRLRNEPIGRPRQVYIGENKRPFVDIEKR
- a CDS encoding dimethylarginine dimethylaminohydrolase family protein, with product MLKLNVKDETSRLKALVVGTAKSNGPVPEPEETYDPKSLEHILAGTYPKDEDMVNEMETFVRVLQKHDVEVFRPELIPDYNQIFARDIAFVIDDLFIKSNILPDREKELKAIQYVVDQIAPEKIIKPPEEVHIEGGDVMLWNDHIFVGTYKGADYPDQITARTNMHGVRFIRELFPQKEVREFDLVKSGTEARDNALHLDCCFQPVGRDKGIIYKGGFRDGKDYEYLVKLFGKENLFHITRDEMYYMFSNVFSIAPDVVVSERNFTRLNNWLRENGFEVEEVAYAEISKQEGLFRCSTMPLIRE
- the ctlX gene encoding citrulline utilization hydrolase CtlX; translated protein: MEKQITDTILMIRPVNFRMNEQTAVNNYYQKVLDNLLPETVQARAQQEFDAFVEKLRAVGVNVIVVDDTKTPDTPDSIFPNNWISFHSNATVALYPMFAENRRLERREEILEAVEQQGFHIDNIVDYTSAEEDGVFLEGTGSMVLDRVNRKAYCALSPRADEELLIEFCENFEYTPVIFTAFQTVESERKAIYHTNVMMCVAETFAVICLDAIDDKKERRNVIKHLKEDGKEIVAIAEAQVNSFAGNMLQVEGKNGEKYLVMSEAAHKSLLPEQKKSIEKNCKILSSPLDVIEACGGGSARCMMAEVFLPR
- a CDS encoding RrF2 family transcriptional regulator, which encodes MLSKKTKYGLKALVYMARKEDRKPVLISEIAESESISKKFLEIILLQLKNSGFLGSKKGKGGGYYMMKDPEEITIAALIRILEGPIAPLPCVSLHFYEKCSDCKTEEDCSLNKVMVEVRDSMLSVLEKRTLADLSG
- a CDS encoding DUF2061 domain-containing protein: MILDLLKTQKDNPASDSHKVSVLKAISWRVVGTIDTMVISYILTGDIKVALGIGGIEVISKMVLYYLHERAWLKITKK
- a CDS encoding phosphoadenosine phosphosulfate reductase domain-containing protein gives rise to the protein MDLSKINDYLKDKSPKEIVEWAIETANRPVVTTNFRPYEAAILHAATRVKNDIPVIWCDTGYNTPQTYRHAERVIDNLDLNIHLYVPQQTAAHRDVVMGIPDIDSPLHKEFTKQVKLEPFQRAMKEHQPDVWFTNLRKGQTAFRDSLDIVTLGSDGVLKVSPFFYWSDEDLDKYLEENQLENEFRYYDPTKVLENRECGLHVPAQKQTVSS